A single genomic interval of Polaribacter vadi harbors:
- a CDS encoding HU family DNA-binding protein, with amino-acid sequence MSITYKTITRKNPRDLVAPEKYYAAVSPNGSVDFESLAVLISEQCTVTDTDCIAVLNVLEKNIIRELKEGRIVRLGKLGNFQVSLSSDGFETEEEVTANAVKKARILFRPAKKMRALLNDLTFRKVS; translated from the coding sequence ATGTCGATTACATATAAAACGATTACCAGAAAAAATCCAAGAGATTTAGTAGCACCAGAAAAATATTATGCTGCTGTAAGTCCAAACGGAAGCGTAGACTTTGAGTCTTTAGCAGTTTTAATTTCAGAACAATGTACAGTAACAGATACAGATTGTATTGCTGTGTTAAACGTTCTTGAAAAAAATATTATTAGAGAACTTAAAGAAGGGCGCATTGTGCGTTTAGGAAAGTTAGGAAACTTTCAAGTAAGTTTAAGTTCAGATGGTTTTGAAACGGAGGAAGAAGTTACTGCCAATGCCGTTAAAAAGGCTAGAATATTATTTAGACCTGCAAAAAAAATGCGAGCCTTGTTAAACGATTTAACTTTTAGAAAAGTGAGTTAA
- a CDS encoding YegP family protein, with translation MGKFVISKRTNGEFQFNLKANNGQVILTSEGYSSKAGCENGILSVKTNSQDDSKFDKKTSSNGKPYFNLKASNGQIIGTSEMYESTSGRDNGIASVKSNAPSASTEDLS, from the coding sequence ATGGGAAAATTTGTTATTTCTAAAAGAACCAATGGAGAGTTTCAGTTTAACTTAAAAGCTAATAATGGTCAAGTAATATTAACGAGTGAAGGGTATTCTTCAAAAGCTGGTTGTGAAAATGGTATATTATCTGTTAAAACGAACTCTCAAGATGACTCTAAATTTGATAAAAAAACATCCTCTAATGGCAAACCTTATTTCAATTTAAAAGCTAGTAATGGTCAAATTATTGGCACGAGTGAAATGTATGAAAGTACAAGTGGAAGAGATAATGGTATTGCATCTGTAAAAAGCAATGCACCATCAGCATCTACAGAAGATTTATCTTAA
- a CDS encoding HD family phosphohydrolase: protein MSEFVNKIYRNNTIIYKVILFLITTVAIVYLFPKGGQFKYDFNNGQLWKYDNLYATFDFAIQKTDEEISLEKKEIKANSKLYFNYKTDVVSKVNETFKNRIGILKVEDSLSITEINRLEVIGESIINKIYNSGFLEVASENVVADNNQIIALKKDNEVEDVSFKNLLTSKDVLKIIKINLGKEPYNYGQKSLLNILAGIVKPNVTFDEIYTNKVIENEIGKISYTKGKVTEGELIILKGGIVEGKKLAILNSLKSESASKVWTDSNYNWIVFGYTILVSLALLMLLLFLHKYRIEIFENNNKVTFIFFNVFAIIFIQTLVIKYNADYLYVVPLSILPIIIKAFFDARLGLFTHVLTVLLLGYIVPNSFEFIYLHIIAGIVTILTVSELYKRANLFISVAQITGIYMITYFAFSIIKEGNASQINWDYFILFAMNGLLSFLSIILIYMYEKVFGLVSDVTLLELSNTNAKLLRELNEKAPGTFQHSMQVANLAEAAANEIGANSMLVRTGALYHDIGKMLNPMYFIENQSTGVNPHNDLSPRDSSKIITDHVIKGVELAKKYNLPDRIIDFIRTHHGTSSTYYFYKKEQELNPDTKIDIKNFQYKGPIPFSKETAILMMCDAAEAASKSIKNPTAQSISNLIDKIIDKQMADNQFLNSDITFREIKVIKKVIKKKLMNIYHLRVEYPE, encoded by the coding sequence ATGAGTGAATTTGTAAATAAAATATATAGAAACAATACGATTATCTACAAGGTAATTTTGTTTTTAATTACTACGGTTGCTATTGTGTATTTATTTCCAAAAGGAGGGCAGTTTAAATATGATTTTAACAACGGGCAACTTTGGAAATATGATAATTTGTATGCAACATTCGATTTTGCGATTCAAAAAACGGATGAAGAAATTTCATTAGAAAAGAAAGAGATTAAAGCGAATTCCAAACTTTATTTTAACTACAAAACAGATGTTGTATCTAAAGTAAATGAAACTTTTAAAAACAGAATAGGAATTTTAAAAGTAGAGGATTCATTATCCATTACTGAAATAAATCGCCTTGAAGTAATTGGTGAAAGTATTATTAATAAAATTTATAATTCAGGGTTTTTAGAAGTAGCAAGTGAAAATGTAGTTGCTGATAATAATCAAATTATAGCTTTAAAAAAAGATAATGAAGTAGAGGATGTTTCATTTAAAAACTTATTGACTTCTAAAGATGTATTAAAAATCATTAAAATTAACTTAGGAAAAGAACCTTATAATTACGGACAAAAATCGCTCTTAAATATATTAGCAGGTATTGTAAAACCAAACGTTACTTTCGATGAAATATATACGAATAAAGTAATAGAAAACGAAATTGGTAAAATTTCATACACCAAAGGTAAAGTTACAGAAGGCGAATTAATAATTTTAAAAGGGGGGATTGTAGAAGGTAAAAAACTCGCTATTCTAAATTCGTTAAAAAGTGAGTCAGCATCAAAAGTTTGGACAGATTCTAATTATAACTGGATTGTGTTTGGATACACAATTTTAGTGTCACTTGCATTATTGATGCTATTATTATTTCTGCATAAATATAGAATAGAAATTTTTGAAAACAATAACAAAGTAACTTTTATATTTTTTAATGTATTTGCCATCATTTTTATTCAAACATTGGTTATCAAATATAACGCAGACTATTTGTATGTGGTTCCCTTAAGTATATTACCAATAATTATAAAAGCATTTTTTGATGCTAGATTGGGTTTGTTTACTCATGTTTTAACAGTACTGCTTTTAGGATATATTGTTCCTAATAGTTTTGAATTTATTTATCTCCATATTATTGCAGGTATTGTTACCATACTTACAGTCTCTGAGTTGTATAAAAGAGCTAATTTATTTATATCTGTTGCGCAGATTACAGGTATTTATATGATTACTTATTTTGCTTTTTCAATTATAAAAGAAGGCAATGCATCACAAATTAATTGGGATTATTTTATTCTATTTGCCATGAATGGTTTATTATCCTTTTTGTCGATTATTTTAATTTATATGTATGAAAAAGTTTTTGGGTTGGTTTCTGATGTTACACTTTTAGAATTATCAAACACAAATGCAAAACTGTTAAGAGAATTAAATGAAAAAGCCCCAGGAACTTTTCAGCACTCTATGCAAGTAGCAAATTTAGCAGAAGCTGCAGCCAATGAAATAGGAGCAAACTCCATGTTAGTAAGAACAGGTGCGTTATATCATGATATTGGAAAGATGCTTAATCCTATGTATTTTATAGAAAATCAATCTACAGGCGTAAATCCTCATAACGATTTATCACCTAGAGATAGTTCTAAAATCATAACAGATCATGTTATAAAAGGAGTAGAATTAGCCAAGAAATATAATTTACCAGATAGAATTATAGATTTTATAAGAACACATCATGGAACAAGTTCTACTTACTATTTTTATAAAAAGGAGCAAGAATTAAATCCAGATACAAAAATTGATATTAAAAACTTTCAATATAAAGGCCCGATTCCATTCTCTAAAGAAACCGCTATTTTAATGATGTGTGATGCTGCTGAAGCTGCCTCAAAAAGTATTAAAAATCCTACAGCGCAGTCTATCAGTAATTTAATTGATAAAATTATTGATAAACAAATGGCAGATAATCAATTTTTAAACTCAGATATTACATTTAGAGAGATAAAAGTGATCAAAAAAGTCATCAAAAAAAAATTGATGAATATCTATCATTTACGAGTAGAATATCCAGAATAA